In Phycisphaerae bacterium RAS1, the genomic window TTCTCGCGCGCGTCTTCGGTGCAGCAGTCACCCCAATCGCCGTTGGCATGCCGATGCAGGGACGCTTGAATATCCTCGGCGTGAACGGCCGTTAGAGCGGCCGGCGTGATGACGGTTTGGCCAAGGCTGAATTTAGCGTTCATCGGCGCCGGCCTCCTCTTCCGCGATTTCGGCATCCATTGCGGGAATCTCGCGGTACTTCGAGAGGAAGCGGTCGATGATTTCCCACGCCTCCCATTCCCCTTCCAGATGGTCGAACACGTTTATGCCGGCACACCACCGGAGGCGATGTTCAGTGCATACGAACCAGTTTTCCTTCAGCACGTTGAAGGGACCTTCGCTGTATCCGCAAATGGGACAACAGCCGTAGTGGCCGCCGTAGGCACCCTGTGCTCGGCGGCGGATTTGCTGTTCGCGGCTTATTTTGGGTTCGGTCGTCATAGGCTCCAGCCCTCCCCGCGAACTGTCGGCGTCGAAGCTTCGTTTGGAATGGCCGTCGGAATCCCGACCAGGTGGAATCGAACCGTGTTCAAGGCGTCGAAGAAATGTTCATCCGCAAGCACGGAAATGACGTCGTACCACGTCGTTTGCCAGAAGCACCCTAGGATGAGGTCCAATGCCTGTCGAAGGTCTTCCGGCAATGGAGTTGGTGTATATCCGTCGTTCATATGCAAGTCCTCGTTCAATAGAGTCGGCTGCGCCCTCTGCCGCCGAAAGTTTGTCCCGTGGAAGGCTGCCAGAGGCAGCTTTTTTCCGGAGGGCCGGGGGTTTTGTTCACTCGTAGTTCCAGTGAACAAACCCCGGCCCAGAGGAAAAAAGAAAGAATGCATCGGGCGCAAGCCCGATTCCTCAGACAGCACGCGGCTGCCGGTGCAGGCGGCGGGCGGCGGGGCAAGAGCAAGGACCGTGACCGCGGAGCGGCCGGCGCCAGCCGGCGGCCTTGGCCGGCGCGGTCCTTGCTGACCCGCAACCAGAGCCAAACGGCGGCTGCGACGACGCGGCCGGCGCAGCCGGACCACTTCCGGGCCGAACGTTCGACGCAGTTGCGATTTCGCGGCGCTGACTCAACTGCGAGCCGAAGTCTCCGCGACGTGCAGCCGCGGAGTTGTTGGCGATTCAAATCTGTGCGTCGAAGACGTGCAGCTTTCCACCGCAATGGACCGTGAAAACGTCGCCGCCCAGCTCCATGTCACGACCGATGCCGTCGTAGTCGATGTGATAGCGGATGAAATCGGGCAGTCCCTTCAGCGCGTCGGCGTAGCAGTCCTTGACGAAATCCGATGCGTAGTCGGCGAGGCTGTCGAACGCGCCGCGATACGCCTCCTCCATATACCGGCGGGCTTCCTCAACATTGGATGCGTCGCCGACGTGATTCAGCAATGCAGCGAACAACGTGCCGTGCTCAGCCATTCCACGGGCGACATCCGCGACGTGCTCCAGGCCTTCGAACTCTGACAGATGCAGACTGCCGAAGTTGTCGTAGTCGTAAATCGCCCAGTCCTCGGCAATCGGCTCGCGCGATGCCGCGAGCATCTTCGCCACTGCTTCGCGGATGGCCTCCACCGGCTGATTGGCGTCAATCCAGCAGCCGTGCAAGTAGCCGGCGTTGTAGTCCGCCAGTGACGCCACGTAGATGCGTGGAGTTTCGGTCGCCGGCGTCGTCTCGTTGGTGCAATCTGTGTTCATGGTGTTCCGTGTCAATGCGTCGGCCGCGCCCTCAACCGCCGAAAGTTGTCCCGTCGAGGCTGCCAGAGGCAGCTTTTTCCCGGAGGGCCGGGTTGTTGTTCATTCGCAGTTCCCATGAACAAAACCTGGCCCACTGGGAAAAGAAGCGAACCGCATCGGGCGCCAGCCCGATTCCTCAGACAGGTCGCGGCTGCCCCTGTAGGCGGCGGGCGGCGGGTCGAAAGCAAGGACCGTGACCGCGCAGCGGCCGGGCCTCAAGCCGGCGGCGCCAGCCGGCACGGGCGTTGCTGGCCCGCAACCAGAGCCGAAGCGGCGGCCGCGACAACACGGCCGGCGAAGCCGGTTGGCCGGCGAAGCCGGTTGGCCGGCGAAGCCGGTTCAACCGAGGCGATGACGGCGATGGTTACTGCGGGAATTTGAGGAGCAGGTGGTTCCGGCCTTCGGCTAGAACCACGGAATGAGCAACCTCAGTGAAATGGAACGCGATTGCGAAGGAACTACGTGGTCGTGGGTTCCGTCTCCGTCGCCGGCTTGCGCTCGGTGTGGGCGTGAATCCATGAATGCACGTCGTACGCCAGCTTGGCGATGATGGGCAGGTCCTCGGTGTTGAAGCCGGAGGTCTCCTTCCATTCCTCGCCGTCCTTATAGAGCCGCGCGAGGGTCACGTTGTGCATCGTGCCGTTGGTGGTCTGGTTGCGCCAGATCACGGCCTTGATGCCGCCGTAACGAATCTCGTGGGCGGGCCTGTTCTTCTCGCTTTTCATGTCGTTCTTCATCGTTTTCTCCTTTCGCAAAGGGCGGATTTCCACCTGCTACGGGTTGTTATGCACGGGTCGCGAAATCGTGTGCTGTTCCCGGGTGATACAGGCGTATGCTCGCACGTTACGCGCCGCTTCGGCGGCGGGAGCTGGCACCGGTGGGCTCCGCGTGCTCGCAGCGCATCTGAAGCGTGTGTTACCTGCCGTATTCGGCCGTCGTCGTTGGGGCTCGTCAGCGGGGGGTCCCCGACGAGGACGGCCGATGGCGGTCAGGTATCAGCCCTCCCCCTCTGACTCACCTGCCGGATCGGTCCCGAGTCGGAGGGCTCAGGCTGCGACCACCTGAAACCGAACCAGCCAATTGCGGAATCGTCGATCTGCGAAACAGCGTGATTAAAGAGTCGTCGCGGGATGGTTCCGGTCGAAGCGAAGGGCAGCGGACGTGACAGGCCCGGCCGCAGGCGCTTCTTCGGGCCTGGCGCGGCCGATGCAGCGAAGAACGGCGTGACTCAAGAGACTTGTGATGAATCGCCGGTCAGGTTTCGTCGGCA contains:
- a CDS encoding Antirestriction protein (ArdA) — translated: MNTDCTNETTPATETPRIYVASLADYNAGYLHGCWIDANQPVEAIREAVAKMLAASREPIAEDWAIYDYDNFGSLHLSEFEGLEHVADVARGMAEHGTLFAALLNHVGDASNVEEARRYMEEAYRGAFDSLADYASDFVKDCYADALKGLPDFIRYHIDYDGIGRDMELGGDVFTVHCGGKLHVFDAQI